A single window of Polaribacter sp. SA4-10 DNA harbors:
- a CDS encoding VWA domain-containing protein has product MKNTTKRKGFVFKTYETEQESPFEKLFEIFKELITHTSGDFDEAIDWLHSLDKEYQLTDENYTIDDFIEDLKKKGYIKEEIKGDGLGETKITSKTERAIRQQALNHIFGKIKRSGAGNHKSKSSGIGDEHTGDFRNYQFGDALDKVSMTESIRNAQINNGIENFNLTENDLVVEETLHKSQMSTVLMIDISHSMILYGEDRITPAKKVAMALAELITTRYPKDTLDIIVFGNDAWSIKIKDLPYLQVGPYHTNTVAGLQLAMDLLRRKRNTNKQIFMITDGKPSCLRLPDGQYYKNSNGLDKHIVDKCYAMAQQARKSHIPITTFMIAQDPYLMQFVKAFTKANQGKAFYTGLKGLGEMIFEDYETNRKKRIKG; this is encoded by the coding sequence ATGAAAAACACAACGAAAAGAAAAGGATTTGTCTTTAAGACTTATGAGACAGAACAAGAATCTCCTTTCGAAAAATTATTTGAAATCTTCAAGGAATTGATTACTCATACTTCTGGAGATTTTGATGAAGCTATAGATTGGCTGCATTCTTTAGATAAAGAATATCAATTAACGGATGAAAACTATACGATTGATGATTTTATTGAGGATTTAAAAAAGAAAGGATACATTAAAGAAGAAATAAAAGGAGATGGACTGGGTGAAACTAAAATTACATCAAAGACAGAACGAGCAATCCGTCAGCAAGCGTTAAATCATATTTTCGGAAAAATAAAAAGGAGTGGTGCAGGAAATCATAAAAGTAAATCTTCTGGCATTGGAGATGAACACACAGGAGATTTTAGAAATTACCAATTTGGTGATGCTCTAGATAAAGTTTCAATGACGGAAAGCATTAGAAATGCACAAATTAATAACGGAATAGAAAACTTCAATTTAACAGAGAATGATTTAGTTGTTGAAGAAACGCTGCATAAAAGTCAAATGAGTACCGTGTTAATGATTGATATTAGTCATTCTATGATTTTATATGGAGAAGATAGAATTACACCAGCCAAAAAAGTTGCAATGGCTTTAGCTGAACTAATTACAACTCGTTATCCAAAAGATACCTTAGATATTATTGTTTTTGGAAACGATGCTTGGTCTATCAAAATTAAAGATTTACCTTATTTACAGGTTGGGCCTTATCATACAAATACGGTTGCTGGTTTACAGTTAGCAATGGATTTATTGCGAAGAAAAAGAAATACTAATAAACAGATATTTATGATTACTGATGGAAAACCAAGTTGTTTGCGTTTACCAGATGGACAATATTATAAAAACAGTAATGGTTTAGACAAACACATTGTAGATAAATGTTATGCAATGGCACAGCAAGCAAGAAAATCACACATTCCAATAACTACTTTTATGATAGCTCAAGATCCTTATTTAATGCAATTTGTTAAGGCATTTACAAAAGCAAACCAAGGAAAAGCATTTTATACAGGTTTAAAAGGATTGGGAGAAATGATTTTTGAAGACTACGAAACAAACAGAAAAAAAAGAATTAAAGGTTAA
- a CDS encoding YdeI family protein, producing the protein MLEKTELYFKNDSEWRNWLSENYDISIGIYLIFYKVENEEESMRWEEAVKVALCFGWIDATVKSLGNGKRRQYFCSRNPKSVWSALNKKHIKELIEANLMHYKGLEIIEIGKQNGSWTALDAVEKGIIPADLQAELNKNKTALENYNNFAPSYRKSYLYWLNQAKRETTKNNRIIEIIRLCAANIKSRGNW; encoded by the coding sequence GTGTTAGAAAAAACAGAACTCTATTTTAAAAATGATAGTGAATGGCGTAATTGGCTTTCAGAAAATTACGATATTTCTATTGGAATTTATTTAATTTTTTACAAAGTTGAGAATGAAGAAGAATCTATGCGATGGGAAGAAGCTGTAAAAGTTGCACTGTGTTTTGGTTGGATAGATGCTACCGTTAAAAGTTTAGGAAACGGAAAACGTAGACAATATTTCTGTTCTAGAAATCCAAAAAGTGTTTGGAGTGCATTAAATAAAAAGCATATTAAAGAGTTAATAGAAGCTAATTTAATGCATTACAAAGGTTTAGAAATTATTGAAATTGGCAAACAAAATGGATCTTGGACTGCTTTAGATGCTGTTGAAAAAGGTATAATTCCTGCAGATTTACAAGCAGAATTGAATAAAAATAAAACTGCATTAGAAAACTACAATAACTTTGCACCTAGTTACAGAAAGAGTTACCTGTATTGGTTGAACCAAGCAAAAAGAGAAACCACAAAAAATAACCGAATTATAGAAATAATTCGGTTATGTGCTGCAAATATTAAATCTCGTGGTAATTGGTAA
- the ftsH gene encoding ATP-dependent zinc metalloprotease FtsH, which translates to MSDSKKDSNSNMPKFKFSAYWIYGAIFLVLIAVQFFNSGDLATKSISKNEFNEILKENDISKIVVVNNNIAQIFIKDESLNKDKYKKVKTSAFYRKGSSLYEYNFGDLQNFENNIERVRQEKALDFDLKNDERTSMFETILGFLPFIILIAVWLFFMKRMSGGGSGAGGGGQIFNIGKSKAKLFDKDTKVKTTFENVAGLEGAKEEVQEIVDFLKNPEKYTSLGGKIPKGALLVGPPGTGKTLLAKAVAGEADVPFFSLSGSDFVEMFVGVGASRVRDLFKQAAQKSPSIIFIDEIDAIGRARGKNSMTGGNDERENTLNQLLTEMDGFGTDVNVIVLAATNRADVLDSALMRAGRFDRQIYVDLPNINERKEIFEVHIKPLKLADDVNIGFLAQQTPGFSGADIANMCNEAALIAARHNKKAIYHQDFLDAVDRIVGGLEKKNKVITPKEKKTIAFHEAGHATVSWMLEHAAPLVKVTIVPRGQSLGAAWYLPAERMIVQTEQMLDEMCATLGGRAAEKIIFNKISTGALSDLEKVTKQARAMVTVYGLNEKVGNITYYDSSGNDGFVKPYSEDTAKTIDEEISKMIEAQYIRAIELLSENKDKLTILAELLLEKEVIFKDDLLKIFGERPFEDEVVAIKVENKIEEEVNIPPVENKTEEEQVNIPPVENKTEE; encoded by the coding sequence ATGAGTGATTCAAAAAAAGATAGTAATTCTAATATGCCTAAATTTAAATTCAGTGCATATTGGATTTATGGAGCAATATTTTTAGTGTTAATAGCTGTACAGTTTTTTAATAGCGGAGATTTAGCAACAAAAAGCATTTCTAAAAATGAGTTTAATGAAATATTAAAAGAAAATGATATTTCTAAAATTGTTGTTGTAAACAATAATATAGCTCAGATTTTTATAAAAGATGAATCTTTAAACAAAGACAAATACAAGAAGGTTAAAACTTCAGCTTTTTACAGAAAAGGCTCTTCTTTATATGAATATAATTTTGGGGATTTACAAAATTTCGAAAATAACATAGAAAGAGTAAGACAAGAAAAAGCATTAGATTTTGATTTAAAAAATGACGAAAGAACAAGTATGTTTGAAACAATACTAGGTTTCTTGCCTTTTATTATTTTAATTGCAGTTTGGTTGTTTTTTATGAAAAGAATGTCTGGTGGCGGAAGTGGCGCTGGTGGAGGAGGTCAAATCTTTAATATTGGAAAATCTAAAGCTAAACTTTTTGATAAAGATACTAAAGTAAAAACTACTTTTGAAAATGTTGCAGGTTTAGAAGGAGCTAAAGAAGAAGTGCAAGAAATTGTAGATTTCTTAAAAAATCCAGAAAAATATACCTCTTTAGGTGGTAAGATTCCTAAAGGAGCATTACTAGTAGGGCCTCCAGGTACAGGGAAAACATTATTAGCCAAAGCTGTTGCAGGTGAGGCAGATGTTCCGTTTTTCTCTTTATCAGGATCAGATTTTGTAGAAATGTTTGTAGGAGTAGGAGCATCTAGAGTTCGAGATTTATTTAAACAAGCAGCTCAAAAATCACCTTCTATTATTTTTATTGATGAGATTGATGCCATTGGTAGAGCTCGTGGTAAAAATAGTATGACTGGTGGTAATGATGAAAGAGAAAACACTTTAAATCAATTGCTTACAGAAATGGATGGTTTTGGTACTGATGTAAATGTTATTGTCTTAGCAGCAACAAATAGAGCAGATGTTTTAGATAGTGCTTTAATGCGTGCTGGACGTTTTGATCGTCAGATTTATGTAGACTTACCTAACATTAATGAAAGGAAAGAAATTTTTGAGGTTCATATTAAGCCTTTAAAGTTAGCAGATGATGTTAATATTGGCTTTTTAGCACAACAAACACCTGGTTTTTCTGGTGCAGATATTGCAAATATGTGTAATGAGGCAGCATTAATTGCAGCAAGACATAATAAAAAAGCAATTTATCATCAAGACTTTTTAGATGCTGTAGATAGAATTGTAGGAGGTTTAGAAAAGAAAAACAAAGTAATCACTCCAAAAGAAAAGAAAACAATTGCTTTTCATGAAGCAGGTCATGCAACAGTAAGTTGGATGTTAGAACATGCAGCTCCTTTAGTAAAAGTAACTATTGTTCCAAGAGGGCAGTCTTTAGGCGCAGCTTGGTATTTGCCAGCAGAAAGGATGATTGTGCAAACTGAACAAATGCTTGATGAAATGTGTGCTACTTTAGGAGGTAGAGCAGCAGAGAAAATTATTTTCAATAAAATTTCAACAGGCGCTTTAAGCGATTTAGAAAAAGTAACCAAACAAGCTAGAGCAATGGTTACAGTATATGGTTTAAATGAAAAAGTTGGTAATATAACGTATTATGATTCTTCTGGAAATGATGGTTTTGTAAAGCCTTATAGTGAAGATACGGCTAAAACTATTGATGAAGAAATCTCTAAAATGATAGAGGCTCAGTATATAAGAGCAATAGAATTATTATCTGAAAATAAAGATAAATTAACTATTTTAGCTGAGTTATTATTAGAGAAAGAAGTTATCTTTAAAGACGATTTACTAAAAATATTTGGAGAAAGACCTTTTGAAGACGAAGTAGTAGCTATAAAAGTTGAAAATAAAATTGAAGAAGAAGTTAATATTCCTCCTGTAGAAAACAAAACGGAAGAAGAACAAGTTAATATTCCCCCAGTAGAAAACAAAACTGAAGAATAG
- a CDS encoding CDP-archaeol synthase, translating into MSNFLRRIFSGIIYVLIFISAILFSKESYVVLISLFGFIGIWEFSKMIKFKNIIPYLFFGLTLFLMLKRPDNYGVTVILIITILSSVYLIYQLYSKKEIIFLNDRSKLGLTIRYFIFSMCFLVLLPFYKGIYNPYLVISILVLIWVNDSFAFLVGKNFGKRKLFESVSPKKTIEGFIGGLVFAIIASFIISKYNNDFSILNWCIIAIIVCVIGTIGDLVESKFKRQAKVKDSGTIMPGHGGVLDRLDSLLFAAPFVYLYINFII; encoded by the coding sequence ATGAGCAACTTTTTGAGAAGGATTTTTTCTGGAATTATTTACGTTTTAATATTTATTTCTGCGATTCTTTTTTCTAAAGAATCGTATGTTGTACTCATATCGTTATTTGGTTTTATAGGTATTTGGGAATTTTCAAAAATGATTAAATTTAAAAACATTATTCCTTATTTGTTTTTTGGTTTAACTTTGTTTTTAATGCTGAAAAGACCAGATAATTATGGAGTAACTGTAATTTTAATAATTACAATTTTATCATCAGTTTACCTTATTTATCAGTTATACAGTAAAAAAGAAATCATTTTTTTAAATGATAGATCAAAATTAGGTCTTACGATTAGATATTTTATTTTTTCTATGTGTTTCTTAGTTTTATTGCCTTTTTATAAGGGTATTTATAACCCATATTTAGTAATTTCTATTTTAGTTTTAATTTGGGTTAATGATAGTTTTGCATTTTTAGTGGGTAAAAACTTTGGTAAGAGAAAATTATTTGAATCGGTTTCACCAAAAAAAACAATTGAAGGTTTTATAGGGGGATTAGTTTTTGCTATTATAGCATCATTTATTATTAGTAAATATAATAATGACTTTAGTATTCTAAATTGGTGTATTATAGCTATTATTGTTTGTGTTATTGGAACTATTGGAGACTTGGTAGAGTCTAAGTTTAAAAGGCAAGCTAAAGTAAAAGATAGTGGAACTATAATGCCAGGTCATGGAGGAGTTTTAGATAGGTTAGATAGCTTATTATTTGCGGCACCATTTGTATATTTGTATATTAACTTTATTATTTAA
- a CDS encoding phosphatidylserine decarboxylase family protein — protein MIRFHKEGYKIIIIAFALSIAGILLAEKLIEINWLLKAIQVLIIGFLIIILQFFRNPKRNTPLSDTTIIAPVDGKVVVIEEVEEPEFFKDKRLQVSIFMSPINVHVTRYAMSGVVKYSKYHPGKYLVAWHPKASTENERTSVVINNATFGDVLYRQIAGALAKRIVNYAKEGNTVVQGTDAGFIKFGSRVDLYLPIGTKLNVKLGDKVKGGVQVVAEK, from the coding sequence ATGATTCGTTTCCATAAAGAAGGGTATAAGATTATTATTATTGCTTTTGCATTGTCAATTGCAGGTATTTTATTAGCAGAAAAGTTAATAGAAATTAATTGGCTGTTAAAAGCTATTCAAGTTTTAATAATTGGTTTTCTAATTATAATTCTTCAGTTTTTTAGAAACCCAAAAAGAAACACTCCTTTAAGTGATACTACTATTATTGCTCCAGTAGATGGTAAAGTTGTAGTAATTGAAGAGGTTGAAGAACCAGAGTTTTTTAAAGACAAAAGATTACAAGTATCTATATTTATGTCTCCAATAAATGTGCATGTAACAAGATATGCAATGAGTGGAGTAGTAAAATATAGTAAATACCACCCAGGTAAATATTTGGTTGCATGGCACCCAAAAGCATCTACAGAAAATGAAAGAACATCTGTGGTTATTAATAATGCTACTTTTGGAGATGTTTTGTACAGACAAATTGCAGGTGCTTTAGCTAAGAGAATTGTAAATTATGCAAAAGAAGGCAATACTGTTGTTCAAGGAACTGATGCCGGATTTATTAAATTTGGATCAAGGGTCGATTTGTATTTACCAATTGGTACAAAATTAAATGTTAAATTGGGTGATAAAGTAAAGGGTGGCGTTCAAGTTGTTGCAGAAAAATAA
- a CDS encoding YceI family protein, producing MKKTLILSFLIVLVSSFSACKSEVKKDSENKVSKEVKKSQAAFSLKSATNDIKFLAYKTTEKVAVGGQFKKIDIVSGGEGNSIKDAINNTVFSIPVSSLFTKDTSRDYKIKKFFFGVMDNTKLLSGNLIIENDSIGYSNIKMNGITEKLPFTYSIVGNVFSMKATLDINKWNANKALLSLNKVCYDLHKGADGVSKTWSDVAINIVSTF from the coding sequence ATGAAAAAAACGCTTATTTTATCTTTCTTAATAGTTTTAGTATCTAGTTTCTCGGCATGTAAATCAGAAGTAAAAAAGGATAGTGAAAACAAGGTTTCTAAAGAAGTCAAAAAATCTCAGGCTGCTTTTTCATTAAAGTCAGCTACTAATGATATTAAATTTTTAGCTTATAAAACTACAGAGAAAGTTGCTGTAGGAGGTCAATTTAAAAAAATAGACATCGTTTCTGGAGGGGAAGGAAACTCGATTAAGGATGCTATTAATAACACAGTGTTTTCAATTCCTGTAAGTAGTCTTTTTACGAAAGACACCAGCAGAGATTATAAAATTAAAAAGTTTTTTTTCGGAGTTATGGACAATACTAAATTATTGTCTGGTAATTTAATCATAGAAAATGACTCTATTGGTTATTCGAATATTAAAATGAATGGAATAACAGAGAAATTACCCTTTACTTATTCAATTGTAGGCAATGTGTTTTCTATGAAAGCTACTTTAGATATTAATAAATGGAATGCAAATAAAGCATTACTATCTCTTAATAAGGTTTGTTATGATTTGCATAAAGGAGCAGATGGGGTTTCAAAAACGTGGAGTGATGTTGCAATAAATATAGTTTCTACTTTCTAA
- a CDS encoding TIGR01777 family oxidoreductase, producing MSKILITGGTGLVGKRLTELLVNKNHEVVILSRSPQNKNEFKWDISKSYIDEKAFKNIDFIIHLAGAGIADKRWTSKRKKEIIESRVKSTDLLLSKVKEFKVPLKKFISTSATGFYGGVTSDKIFKEEDSASTDFLGSVCEKWENAALQFKNGGIPVTILRTGIVLSKKGGALEKMKTPIISPLGSGKQYIPWIHIDDLCNMYINAIDTNLEGIYNAVAPEHHTSKSFSKLLAKSIKRPFLPIGVPSFLLKLIFGEMAVILLQGSRISSDKIKKTEFNIQFSSLQKALKVIFNN from the coding sequence ATGTCAAAAATATTAATTACAGGAGGAACTGGTTTAGTTGGTAAAAGACTTACTGAGTTATTAGTAAATAAAAATCATGAAGTTGTAATTTTAAGTAGAAGTCCACAGAATAAAAATGAGTTTAAATGGGATATTTCTAAAAGTTATATTGACGAAAAAGCATTTAAAAATATAGATTTTATAATTCATTTAGCTGGTGCAGGAATTGCTGATAAGCGCTGGACTAGTAAAAGGAAAAAAGAAATTATTGAAAGTAGAGTTAAATCTACAGATTTACTTTTATCAAAAGTAAAAGAGTTTAAAGTTCCATTAAAAAAGTTTATTTCTACTTCTGCTACTGGTTTTTATGGTGGTGTAACTTCAGATAAAATTTTTAAGGAAGAAGATAGTGCATCCACTGATTTCTTAGGAAGTGTATGTGAAAAATGGGAAAATGCAGCGCTTCAATTTAAAAATGGTGGAATTCCAGTAACTATTTTAAGAACCGGAATTGTATTATCTAAAAAAGGAGGTGCTTTAGAGAAAATGAAAACACCAATTATTTCTCCATTAGGTTCTGGAAAACAATATATTCCATGGATTCATATTGATGATCTATGTAACATGTACATAAACGCTATAGACACTAATTTAGAAGGTATTTATAATGCTGTTGCACCAGAACACCATACAAGTAAATCATTTTCTAAACTTTTAGCAAAAAGTATAAAACGTCCTTTTTTACCTATAGGAGTTCCCTCTTTTTTATTGAAATTAATTTTTGGTGAAATGGCTGTAATTCTTTTACAAGGTAGCAGGATTTCATCAGATAAAATAAAGAAAACTGAATTTAACATTCAGTTTTCTTCATTACAAAAAGCGTTAAAAGTTATATTTAACAACTAA
- a CDS encoding magnesium chelatase, with the protein MSIRTIKTLGELKKSGYQSKSIKDELRENLISKMMSKETVFKGIHGYENTVIPELERAILSKHNINLLGLRGQAKTRLARLMVNLLDEYIPVVEGSEINDDPLKPISRFAIELIKEKGDKTPIYWLHRNDRFAEKLATPDVTVADIIGDVDPIKAANLKLSYADDRVIHYGMIPRANRCIFVINELPDLQARIQVALFNILQEGDIQIRGFKLRLPLDMQFVFTANPEDYTNRGSIVTPLKDRIGSQILTHYPEDIETAKIITQQEANKASSQKEFIQVPELAKDLLEQIVFEARESEYIDAKSGVSARLSITAFENLLSTAERRALLSGEEKTMIRLSDFDGIIPAITGKVELVYEGEQEGAQVVAENLITNAIKTLFTTYFPEIKKIEKQDAETPYDDIISWFFNTDEDFELLNDFTEKQYKNELDKVTPLNDFLNKFQPNLNESDIYFMKEFILWGLVEFKKLSKYRFAEGTQFKDPYGNFMSGL; encoded by the coding sequence ATGAGCATACGTACTATAAAAACATTAGGAGAATTAAAGAAGTCAGGATATCAATCCAAATCTATTAAAGATGAGTTAAGAGAAAACCTCATTAGTAAAATGATGAGTAAAGAAACTGTTTTTAAAGGAATTCATGGATATGAAAATACAGTTATTCCAGAGTTAGAACGCGCAATTTTGAGTAAGCATAATATTAACTTATTAGGTTTAAGAGGGCAAGCAAAAACACGTTTAGCACGGTTAATGGTAAATTTATTGGATGAATATATTCCTGTAGTTGAAGGTTCTGAAATTAATGATGATCCTCTAAAACCTATTTCAAGATTTGCTATTGAATTGATAAAAGAAAAAGGAGATAAAACCCCAATTTATTGGTTGCATAGAAATGACCGTTTTGCAGAAAAATTGGCAACGCCAGATGTTACTGTCGCAGATATTATTGGTGATGTAGACCCAATAAAAGCCGCAAACTTAAAATTATCTTATGCAGATGATAGGGTGATTCATTACGGAATGATTCCAAGAGCAAACAGATGCATTTTTGTAATTAACGAATTGCCAGATTTACAAGCTAGAATTCAAGTTGCTTTGTTTAATATTTTGCAAGAAGGAGATATTCAAATTCGTGGATTTAAATTACGTTTACCTTTAGATATGCAATTTGTATTTACAGCAAATCCAGAAGATTATACGAATAGAGGAAGTATTGTAACGCCTTTAAAAGATAGAATTGGCTCTCAAATTTTAACGCATTATCCAGAAGATATAGAAACGGCTAAAATAATTACACAACAAGAAGCGAATAAAGCAAGCTCACAAAAAGAGTTTATACAAGTGCCAGAATTAGCAAAAGATTTGTTGGAGCAAATTGTATTTGAAGCTAGAGAAAGTGAGTATATAGATGCCAAAAGTGGTGTAAGTGCGCGTTTGAGTATTACTGCTTTTGAAAACTTATTAAGTACAGCAGAAAGAAGAGCTTTGCTTTCTGGTGAAGAGAAAACAATGATTCGTTTAAGTGATTTTGATGGAATTATTCCTGCCATTACAGGAAAAGTAGAATTAGTGTATGAAGGTGAACAAGAAGGAGCGCAAGTAGTTGCAGAAAATTTGATTACAAATGCAATAAAAACTTTATTTACAACCTATTTTCCTGAAATAAAAAAAATAGAAAAGCAAGATGCAGAAACTCCTTACGATGATATTATTTCTTGGTTTTTTAATACAGATGAAGACTTTGAATTGTTAAATGATTTTACCGAAAAACAATATAAAAATGAATTAGACAAAGTAACTCCTTTAAATGATTTCTTAAATAAATTCCAACCGAATCTAAATGAATCTGATATTTATTTTATGAAAGAGTTTATATTATGGGGGTTAGTAGAATTTAAAAAATTAAGCAAATATAGATTTGCAGAAGGCACACAATTTAAAGATCCTTATGGGAACTTTATGAGTGGACTATAA
- a CDS encoding acyl-CoA-binding protein, which produces MNTDLDIEFKEAFNKISKLKKGVAPDIMLLFYAYYKQANFGNKFSFNSGLNVRSAFKFNAWMQLNGMSAEEAKKEYIKLANTIL; this is translated from the coding sequence ATGAATACTGATTTAGACATAGAGTTTAAGGAGGCTTTCAATAAAATATCTAAACTTAAAAAAGGTGTAGCACCAGATATAATGCTACTGTTTTATGCTTATTATAAGCAAGCAAATTTTGGTAATAAGTTTTCTTTTAATAGTGGTCTAAATGTAAGAAGTGCATTTAAATTTAATGCTTGGATGCAATTAAATGGGATGTCTGCTGAGGAAGCAAAAAAAGAATATATCAAGTTAGCAAACACAATTTTATAA
- a CDS encoding LUD domain-containing protein — MNFFKKLFNGSSKEEEEVKKQEVELSLDDSFVHNFLEKGGKFLYCVKKEEITSNLKKIFLENNWNQIILLNNELSSFVNKKEISISEKVNSELPVFTSCEHLIADNGDVLFSSNQLKSRKLSELSENFIVYATTSQLVKNTGQGLTGIKVNCKKNLPTNISAIKNYNINKNDDNFLNYGNSNSKNLYLLLFEDL, encoded by the coding sequence ATGAATTTCTTTAAGAAGCTATTTAATGGCTCTTCAAAAGAGGAGGAGGAGGTCAAAAAACAAGAAGTAGAATTATCTTTAGATGATTCGTTTGTGCATAATTTCCTTGAAAAAGGAGGGAAGTTTTTATACTGTGTAAAAAAGGAAGAGATTACTTCTAATCTTAAAAAGATTTTTTTAGAAAATAATTGGAATCAAATAATCTTGCTGAATAATGAACTTTCTTCATTTGTAAACAAGAAAGAAATTTCAATTTCAGAAAAAGTTAACTCAGAGCTCCCTGTTTTTACAAGTTGTGAACATTTAATTGCAGACAATGGAGATGTTTTATTTTCATCAAATCAATTAAAAAGCAGAAAACTGTCTGAGTTGTCAGAAAACTTTATTGTTTACGCAACTACAAGTCAATTAGTTAAGAATACTGGTCAAGGTTTAACAGGAATAAAGGTAAATTGTAAGAAAAACCTTCCAACAAATATATCCGCAATTAAAAATTATAATATCAATAAAAACGATGATAATTTTCTAAACTACGGTAACAGTAACTCAAAAAACTTATATTTGCTTCTGTTTGAAGATTTATAA